One window of the Actinomyces wuliandei genome contains the following:
- the cas2e gene encoding type I-E CRISPR-associated endoribonuclease Cas2e: protein MVVIVLSAAPAGLRGALTRWLLEVAPGVFVGHLSARVREQVWELVEANIGDGRALLAYSARNEQRFAVVSLGHERDPVNVEGCLVMQAPYKDVKEQAALPGAVKAPKESWSVAARRRRYRNATERALGQQ from the coding sequence CTGCACCAGCGGGGCTGCGAGGGGCGCTGACCCGATGGCTGCTGGAGGTGGCTCCCGGGGTGTTCGTCGGGCACCTGTCCGCCAGGGTCCGCGAGCAGGTGTGGGAACTGGTCGAGGCCAACATCGGTGACGGGCGTGCCCTGCTGGCCTACTCGGCACGCAACGAGCAGCGCTTTGCAGTGGTGTCCCTGGGGCACGAGCGTGACCCTGTGAACGTGGAGGGCTGCCTGGTGATGCAGGCGCCTTACAAGGATGTGAAAGAGCAGGCTGCCCTTCCTGGTGCTGTCAAGGCTCCGAAGGAGTCCTGGTCAGTCGCCGCCCGACGACGTCGCTACCGCAACGCTACCGAGCGGGCCCTAGGTCAGCAGTGA
- a CDS encoding cyclophilin-like fold protein — protein sequence MSTTTHPITITLGGSLLAATLDDSPASRSLLRQLPVTVSFSDYAGQEILAALPEALDVTGMSAAAPQAGDIAWYTPNKVLVLAYSSVGHWPGLYVIGRISGDSTTVISTLRRVTGPTEAVIRKAETAYKLKLPTIRLPN from the coding sequence ATGAGCACCACAACACACCCCATTACCATCACCCTGGGCGGCTCCCTCCTCGCAGCCACCCTGGACGACTCCCCAGCCAGCCGCTCCCTGCTGCGCCAGCTGCCCGTCACAGTGTCCTTCTCCGACTACGCCGGGCAGGAGATCCTGGCCGCCCTGCCCGAGGCGCTGGACGTGACCGGGATGTCAGCCGCCGCGCCCCAGGCTGGCGACATCGCCTGGTACACACCCAACAAGGTACTCGTCCTGGCCTACTCCTCAGTGGGACACTGGCCGGGCCTGTACGTCATCGGGCGCATCAGCGGGGACAGCACGACGGTCATCAGCACGCTCAGGAGGGTGACGGGGCCAACTGAGGCGGTTATTAGAAAGGCTGAAACTGCCTACAAGCTGAAACTGCCTACAATACGTCTCCCCAACTAG